CACCTGAGCGTCTTTGCTCATTTAGGCATCTCAGCTCCCTGTGGGTCCTGCCATGGAAGAGTGGCCCCCTTAACAGGCAGGGTGGGACGTGTCTCTCCCAAGGCCCAGGACCCGGGGGCCCACGAGGGGTGATGGCTTCCCGGCTCCAGGGAGACCCACCGACTTCTCGGGTCCCGAGCCTGAGGCCAGTGCGTAGGAGAGCTGGTAGTGGAGGACGTGGCCACTCGGGGGCGTCCAGCTGACCCGCAGGCTGTTGGGTGACTCCGAGGCCAGGGCCAGGTTGGAGGGTGGGCTCCAGCTGACTGCGGGAGGAACAAGGGGCGGGGGGGCCTCAGATGGCAGCACGCCCCCCGCTCTGCACCACGTCTGCCACTCCACGGCCCCGCCACGCTGCCCAGTGGCCTCGGCCGAGACAGGGCCACCAGGCCAGCTCCAGGACCGTCTTGGGCACTGTGTCACACCAGGTGACTTGGACCCTCGGCCATCCCAGGGATGCCTGCCTGGACGGCTCAGGACCCAAGTGGTCCAGCTGCAGGGTCAGGGACTCGAGGGACTGTCTGTCGGGGGCCCACAGATCGGGGGGTCTGGAGCAGAGCAGGGGTCACCTACGGGGGGTGTAGCGGAGGGACATGGGGTCACTGCGGGCCCCGTCCCTGTAGTAGGCCAGGATGGTGATCTCATACTCCGAGTGCCTCCCCAGGCCGGACAGGACGGCCGTGCCCAGGTTCCCCGGGACGGAGATCTGTGGAGAGGAGGGACCGGGTGTCCACCCCGTGGAGCTGTGTCCACACATTGGGGCCCGGCCCGGGCCACATGCAGGCCGATGTCCCCAGGGTGCAGCATGGGGGTCTGAACCCCGGGAACTGGGGTGGGGAAGGTCCTCTCCCCCCACACCTTATGGGCCTTCCCCTCTCCCAGGGGCGTCCACGTGATCTGGTAGACAAGCACACCGGACGCCACTGCGGCCACCCACTCCAGCTGGACTTTGTCCCCAGGCAGCTCTGTCACCGACAGCTGGCTCGGGCTGGGGACTTTCCCTGGAAGAGGGAGACTGAGGCTGGGGTGGCAGAGGGGCCCCAAGTCTTTACGCACAGTGCCCGCAGGGCCCACTGTCACACCTGTCCAGGTACCCGCCCTCACCTGGCTTGGTGCTGCACAGAGCAGACACCGAACAGCTGTGTTGATCTGAACTGTCCAGGGGAGCTGAGGGAAGCAGCCTGGGGACACTCACGTGTGGTCAGGCGGCCAGTCAGTGTGGAGGAGCTGCCCCCAGGGTAGAGGCAGGTGACGCGGACCGTGtaggtggtggaggaggagagggggcccAGAGTGGCCGAGGTGGCGTTCCCAGGAGCCTCCGTCTGCaggcgggtggtggtggggacacgggcagctggggagggggcagccccCACCAGAGGGAGACCCAGGCCTGCCCCGTGACCACCCCCAGACTGGGGAGATGCGGATGGGGTGCAGGATCCACGGCACCGGGGTGGGGTCTTGCCCACCAGCCTGCCCAACGAGCCGCGTTTTCGCCTCTCGTGACGCCATGCGCCTCCAGCACAGCCCGTCACAGCTGTCACGCACGAGGGTTTGTGTGATTCTTTGCTTCACATCTGCCGCCCCCAGGGGCCCACAAGGGCCGGGATGGTGTCAGGTGCCTCCACTCCCCCTGTACCGGCTGAGGCTGTGCCTGGGGAGGCCCGGCCACACCCACCGACCCTGAACGCAGGGTGCCCATTGGGGGAGGCTGAGGGCACTGGGTCCCCGTGGACAACTCACGCCCCTGGACAGCCCAGGACATCGGGCCCCGGGCAGGGCCTGCCCTCACCTGTCCCGAGTGGCCGCTCTTGCTCGAGACGTAGCTGACCCTGAACAGGCGCACCGGCCTCGCGGTGCCCTCCCAGGACACTCTGGCCGAGTCGTGGCTCACGTCCGAGAAGCTCAGGTGTCTGGGGGGGGCCGGGGCAGCTGCAGGGCACACCAAGGCCTCAGGGACCGCCCCACACGTACGGGGGAACGGCGGGCGATGGCCAGGGCCGGTGGGGCTACCGGATGGGGTCGGGCTCCCCCACCCGTGCAAGTTGTGGGGAGCCAGGGTGGGCAGTAGCCTGGGGGCGGGGCACTCACAGGTCCTGGCGCGGATGCTCTGGGCCTCGCTGGTCTCTGCCCCTCGCAGGCTCCGCACCCACACCTCGTAATCCCTGCCTGGGGCCAGCCCGTCCAGCAGCACCTCCGGCTGCCCCACCCGCACCTGCGGGACGCTCACGCTGGCCCCTGCCTGTGCTCTGCCCCAGGCTGTGCTCTGCCCCAGGCTGGCTcctccgcctcccctccccctctgccccgcacctctctcccctcctccttgccCTTGGGGGAGGTGGGCGAGCACTGCACCAGGTACCGGGTGGCCCCTGCCGAGGGCTGCCAGGTGAGGCGGATGGTTCTGGGCGTCACTGCGGCCAGGGTCAGTgcctggggcgggggcaggggcgcTGGGGGAGACGGGGGCGGGCGTGAGGGGGGGCTTTAGAAACGCAGCACAGGCAGAATTCAGACCCATAAACCAGCGGGACAAAGGGTCTCAGGAAGCGCAGGCCAGGTGTGTCTGGATGGAGACACAGAGCGGGGAAGACCAACCCGGGGGTGGAGGGCGGGGGTGGGCAGACAACTGAAGTCCCTGTCCCCACTTCGCCCTGGGCCACTCTGCGGGTTTCACTTAAGGCCACTTGCCCTGAGGGTGGGAGGTCTGTGGCCTCCGGGTTAAGAGGGCCACATGCTGTGTGGTCCCATTTACATGGAGGGTCCAGGAAGGGCAAAccccagagacagaaagcagattagggGTCGGCAGGGGccatggggaaggggaggattGGGGGTGACTGCTAAGGTGTGGGTGCGCGATGCTGGGACAAACGGAAACCACTGACTTGTACACTGTAAATGGGTGAGTCGTAGGgtgtatctcaataaacctgctgGGGGGCGGCTCACGCAGTCCCTGGGGGCCTGCAGGCTGGACGGGGCGGGGGCTCCACGAAGAGTGTGGGCAGCAACAGTAATGGGTCCCAGCCAAGACTGGGGTGATGACACAAATGACATCACTTGTGCTCAGAAGAGcacactgagggtcagagaggcccAGTGACTCGGCCTCGGTCACACGCCGGGGGTGTACCCCCCCCCGGGTTAAGACTGCTCCGGTGCCAGGCTCCGGGGGGAGgctgcaggtgggggcagcccGTACAACCCTGAGCCCGGGTCCCGCCTCGCCCACCTGTGGTCACCAGGCCCCGCAGGCCCTCACCGACGCCGGCCTTGTGGACGGGGAACACGGAGACCAGGTACTCCGTACTGGAGGTCAGGTTGTGCAGCTCTGCCGACGAGGTGAGCGCCTCCACCGCCACCTGGAACAGGAGCCGAGACAgagtgggcggggtggggggcaggggcgcGGGCTGGGGAGGGCTGGGTTGACCCTCGCTCCCTGCGCAGCTGCGTCCCTGGCCAGGTCTGGGCCACCCGCAGGGGCAAGGGGCTGCGGTTTGGTAGCCCCCCGCCACTGCCACTCTTCTTCCTCCACGTTGGCTTTGTCACGTGTGGGCCCGACTCCAGCCCTGCCTGCGTGAGGGGGGGGGCCCTCTCACCTCCCTGGGGGCGCTGCCCTTAGAAGGCTGCAACACGATCAGGTACTTGAGGGGTGGCCGCGGGGCTGGGGTCCAGGACAGGTGGATGCTGGAGGAGGTCACTCGGCTCAGGACCAGGCCGGTGGGAGCGGAAAGGGGGTCCAGGGCCGGAGCGGCTGCGGCCGGTGTAACTGTGGGATGGGAGGGGGCAGCTGGCGACAGTGGCTCTGCCTGCGCCCCTGGGGGCCACTTCCGGGAAGGACAGGGCTTCCCCAGGTATCCTCAGAGCCCCGAGAACCGCGTGGGCGGGCCCTGGTGGGGCTGCGGCCAAGCACGGGTGCCGCTGCCCTCGTGCCACGCCCTGCTCGCTCACCTGGGCCCCCGCGCAGGCGCCCGCCCTGGACCTTCTGGCAGACGAGGCGGCTGAGCAGGCCGGCCAGCGGGCCGAGCCGCGGGAAGTCCTGCACGCTGTGGACGGTGATGTCCAGAGGCGGGGACGCCAGCAGCCTCAGCTCAGCGCCATCCGCGTCCTTCACGCCTGCCGCGGGGTGGGGGTGAGCTGCCCGTCGTGCAGCCAGGGCCGCTGGGCCCCTGCCAGGCATCCGGCCGGCAGAGGCTCCTTCCCAAGCCACAGACCCACGACTCCACAGGCCCCAGAAGGGGTCACCCGGCCGGGCCCCCGCGAGAGCCGGGCTGGTGTGAAGGTGGGGCTAGACACCCGGAGGTCCCTCTCAGGCTGTGCCATGCCTGCCTGGGTCTCTGTGGGGTTTGGGGCCAGGAGGGAGGTCAGTGTGCTTTCCTCGGCGTCCTGCACACCCTGGGGCTGGGGTCAGGCACCGAGGACGGTCTCTGCTTCCAGGAATCCCTGCCCCCAAGGCTGGAGTTTCCTTCCCAAGGGACAGAGTTAATGACTGGCCAGTTAAGGGAGCAGAGCAAGGCCTCCGGGCCATGCACAGGGCCCGTGCAGACAGGAGGGGGCACGGAGACGTCTACAGACACTTCATTAGAGAGCGGCCGTGCCGCCCACGCCGGCTCACGTGGCTGCCTCAAGCAGGGACTTGTCCTCCCCACTCGCAGACAGCGGGCTGGGCTCAGAGGCCACAAGACCTGCAGCCCGGGGGGCAGTGCGGGGGGCGTGGGAGCCACCCGCTGTGAGGATTGCCCCTGAGAGCCCGGGGGCTGCTCACCCACGGCAAAGACGTCGACGCCCAGACCCTTCAGCATGCGGCCAGCAGTGCGGGCATCGTCCTGGGACTTGCCGTCCGTCACCAGAATCACCAGTTTGGCCGCCTCCGGACGGAGACCCGCCACGGGCTTCAGGTTCTGCTCCAGCACGTGGGTCAGGGCCAGGCCTTGGGCGCGGTGAGAATAAAGTGCTGGCAGCTCCAAGCGCCCTCCCTGCCCGCTCGCGATGGCTCCGCCAGCCGCTGGCCCCCTGCTTTGCCCACCAGGCCGGTCCTGGCCCCTTCAGGCTGCGGGGGCCCGGAGGGCAGGGACGCCCCGTCTCCTTCCCTCAAAGGCACCCAGAGACCCAGGGGCCGGCGCCCCGCACCCTGCTGCCTGCTCAAGAGCAGCGAGGCCCCAGGacgggacacagggaggggagttGCGGGGGGGAGGGGTCTGCCGGGGGAGACCCCCTGAGGGGGGCTGCTGCTGGCAGGGGCCCCCCAAGCCACTGGTGGGCCCTCCCAGGGTTCTCTACCGACCAGAGGAGTCTCAGTTTCAGCGGGACTGCCCAACACACCACGTTCACCGTGGATGAACGAGGTGGACCTGTCCTTTGCAAAGGCGTGAATACACAGCTCTCAGGCGTGGTTCAGAACACACGTTCCCAAATctgggagggtgcgagggaggccGACCTCGGGACCAGACCTGAATGGACCCTGAGGGTGGGGCCGGGGCCAGGCAGACCTGTGAACGTGTTTCCCCCTCTGTAGCGGAGGCCACGCACGGCGGCCAGCACCTCCTCCTTGGTGCCAAAGGCATTCAGGTCCCACTCGGTCTGGGGGTCCCCGCTGTACTGAGTCAGGCCTGGAAGGGAGGGGTCCCCGCTGTGCTGAGTCAGGCTGGGAGGGGTGGGCACACAGCAGGCGGGCAGGACACACACAGCCTCGCCCGGGTCACCGGGGAGGCACATTTGCAAAGCCTCGCTTTCCACACAGCGTGCCCCCAGGAGCCGGCTGTCcctccagggcaggtggggaccccacccctgcctggccAGGTGGGAACTTAGCCTTAGTTCCCAGAGGCTGCGTGTCTCCTTTCCCAATTCCCACTCCCTTTTCCAAGCATCGCCTGTGCTGGGAGCTGGCAGGAATTGTGAGGACCACCCCGGGTGGGgcgcagggcagggctgggacccaCCTACTTGGACTTTGTCTGGCCCGATTTCAAAGGGCTCAATGATGCTGGCCAGGAAGTCTTTGACCTGCTGGAAGTGACTGTGACCAATACTCCAGGACCCGTCCACCAGGAAGATCATGTCCACGGGTGTGGGGGACGTGCAGCGGAACTGGGGTCcggctggggaaggaggggagggaggcgagGCGCTGGGCGAGGCCCGCTGCTGCTGCAGGACCCTGAACTGCCCTGGAGGCTGCTGCAGCCCCCGGATCTCCTCCCCTGGGGCAGGTAGAGGGTGAAGAGCCACAGGACTCTGGCCTCAAACGAGGTGGGCAGCCGAGTGTTGGGGGACAGGCACTAGGGTCTCCCCAGACTTAGAAATCCCCACTTGAACGTCAGCCCATCATCCCAGGCCCTCCGAGCACCCCCAGAGACGCTTCATAGGACATCCAGCCGCTCTGGCACCTCTGCCCTCCATCGGCCTTGGCAGTGCTGGTCACTGTGCGATTGTCTAtggcgggggaagggggggttCCACCTTCCTCGTCCGGCCGACACGACACACCCGGGCCCAGCGGGCAGAGGCTGCCCAACGGGGTGCCAACCGGGGTCGGTGGGTCAGCACCACAGACAGCTCCAGGCAGCGGCCCATGCTGCCAGCTCTGGGCTGAGCCCTCACCGTTTGGTGAGGGGCTTGTCCTAAGGACCCAAGAGCTCTTTGGAGACAAAGCCACACCCCTCGATCTGGGGCTCCCTGAGTTTTGCACAGACAGTGCCTCCAGGCCAAGCCCCAGAGCCAGGGCCAGACCCCACCTGAGGCTCCCGGGCAGGGTAGGTGTGGTGAGACACCCCCCGCAATGGGGGAGGCAGGCCCTGGCCTCAAGGCCCTGCATTGTGGGGGAGACCATCTTGTGAGACCCCAAGTCCACTGGGAGACAGCAGGGGGCCCGGACCCCAGGACCCCACGTGAGGCTAAGGAAGGAGGTACTTTCTTCCATTCCAAGTCTGATGGGAGAAACAAAATCAGAGACATCTCGGGTCTGATGGGGGAGGCACAGCCCTGCCTGCAGGGCCTCGTGGGAAATGCGGCGCTGTGGTCCCATCCTGCTGGCCTGCAGAGGCTGGCACACTGGCCGTCTTACctggcttctctctccctccagccGAGGCCCTGGCGTGGTTCTGCCCTTCCAGGTCTCGGGTGCGCTGAGCAGGGGTTTCCCCCTCAGGGCGCCTGGGTGGGGGCTGCTCCTCACCAGGTACTCCTGGGGGGGGAGGTCACAGctgtgtcacctctcaccagccACACTCAGGCTGGGGGACTCCTGAGAGGGCTCAGGGTGGTGGGACCAGGCACTGGGGTCCCAAGGACACCCCCAGCAGATGACCTGCCCCAGGGGGTTTAGTGAACCCAGGAGCGTGGCAGCCAAGCCTGAGCGAAGCTAGAGAGCGTGAGGTCAGATGCATGAAGCACTTCCTGGCCGCACGGAGAGGAACCGCGGGAAGCTGAAGACCGCTCCTCCTCCCAGGCACTTACCGTCCCCCGGCTTGGACCCACCACCACGCGTGGGCAGGTCTTGGCTTGGGGCCGAGGCCACGGGGGGCTTGAGGCCTGGGCTCCCCACGCGGGAGGGGGTGGGCTCCGGGGCCGCCCCCGGTGGCCTCCGGCTGCTCCTGTTTACAGAGTTACTCTTCAGATCTTTGACTGCAGAGAGACGCGAGGGGCTGTCAGGACCacccagggagggaagagaggcctGGGGCTGCACACAAACCCTCCCCGCGAGGGTACGTCCAGGCTCCACGGGgccccagcctcctgggaggcaggcaggggcATCAGGTACAAGCAAGGCTCCCGGGCGGCTGCCAGGACTGAAACCCAGGCCTGGGGCTCCCAGTCGAGGGGCTGCCAGGGCTCAGCTCCAGCCTCCTCTGCACACATGCACCCCCGAGGGACTTACTCACAAACTCCCTCCGAGCCAGCAGGACATTCCCTGAGCCCGTGAGCGCGAAGATCTGCAGGGTGTAGCCTTTGGAGGGGCTCAGGCCCCCCACCGTGGCCTCGGGGGTCTTGGTACTCAGCATCACCTCCTGCTCCAGgtcccctggggtgggggtggggagagctgtCGAGCCCGCCGAGGTGGATgatgtgtgcacgcgtgtgtgcaCCTGTGCGTGCAGGTGTGCTGTGCCCACTGTGTCCTGCGTGTGCCTGCAGGTAGGTCAGGGAGTGGCAAAATCCTGCAggcgcctcctcctccccctcccacagCTCCTCCccttggggctggggagggaagaaggggagagGTCTTCGTTGCTCTCTCCAGGACCTGATGGGAGGGGCTTGCACTCCCGGGTAACAGATGGAGAAAGAATGTATCTCTGTGGCAGCAAAATAATATGCCTTTACAAAGCTT
This DNA window, taken from Balaenoptera ricei isolate mBalRic1 chromosome 15, mBalRic1.hap2, whole genome shotgun sequence, encodes the following:
- the COL20A1 gene encoding collagen alpha-1(XX) chain isoform X6; translated protein: MSVRVCPHLGVGLWLWLGVTLGLGQGQGGRLRLAVLPEDRLQMKWRESEGSSLGYLVQVKPRAGDLEQEVMLSTKTPEATVGGLSPSKGYTLQIFALTGSGNVLLARREFVIKDLKSNSVNRSSRRPPGAAPEPTPSRVGSPGLKPPVASAPSQDLPTRGGGSKPGDGVPGEEQPPPRRPEGETPAQRTRDLEGQNHARASAGGREKPAGPQFRCTSPTPVDMIFLVDGSWSIGHSHFQQVKDFLASIIEPFEIGPDKVQVGLTQYSGDPQTEWDLNAFGTKEEVLAAVRGLRYRGGNTFTGLALTHVLEQNLKPVAGLRPEAAKLVILVTDGKSQDDARTAGRMLKGLGVDVFAVGVKDADGAELRLLASPPLDITVHSVQDFPRLGPLAGLLSRLVCQKVQGGRLRGGPVTPAAAAPALDPLSAPTGLVLSRVTSSSIHLSWTPAPRPPLKYLIVLQPSKGSAPREVAVEALTSSAELHNLTSSTEYLVSVFPVHKAGVGEGLRGLVTTAPLPPPQALTLAAVTPRTIRLTWQPSAGATRYLVQCSPTSPKGKEEGREVRVGQPEVLLDGLAPGRDYEVWVRSLRGAETSEAQSIRARTSAPAPPRHLSFSDVSHDSARVSWEGTARPVRLFRVSYVSSKSGHSGQTEAPGNATSATLGPLSSSTTYTVRVTCLYPGGSSSTLTGRLTTRKVPSPSQLSVTELPGDKVQLEWVAAVASGVLVYQITWTPLGEGKAHKISVPGNLGTAVLSGLGRHSEYEITILAYYRDGARSDPMSLRYTPRSPPSNLALASESPNSLRVSWTPPSGHVLHYQLSYALASGSGPEKSISIPGPRSHVTLPDLLAATKYRVLVSAVYGAGKSVAVSATGRTACPALHPDGSLPGFDLMAAFGLVEKEYASIRGVAMEPSAFGPTRTFTLFKDAQLTRRASDVHPASVPPEHTVVFLLRLLPETPRKAFALWQVAAEDFQPVLGVLLDASRKSLTYFNRDPRATLQEVTFDLPEVRRIFFGSFHKVHVAVGRSKVRLYVDCRKVAEKPIGEAGSLPTTGFVTLGRLAKAQGPRSSSASFQLQMLQIVCSDSWAEEDRCCELPASKDGETCPAFPSACARSSQTPGPPGPQGPPGHPGRDGVPGEQGFPGPRGEPGPPGQMGPEGPGGQQGSPGTQGRTIQGPVGPPGVKGEKGDHGRPGLQGHPGLQGTPGKVGVQGPKGMRGLEGTAGLPGPPGPRGFQGTAGARGSSGERGPPGAVGPTGLPGPKGERGEKGEPQSLATIYQLVGQACESAIQTHVLKLHACTRESTRSPMPILEAPRAFGTRSEARLPGEGGHGGPRPEDRGGGPRPEDRGRSPCCPE